One Vigna unguiculata cultivar IT97K-499-35 chromosome 7, ASM411807v1, whole genome shotgun sequence genomic region harbors:
- the LOC114191374 gene encoding transcription factor MYB8-like, with protein MGKKANCENQYAMNRGPWSAEEDKILMNYVQVHGEGKWRELSKRAGLKRCGKSCRLRWLNYLKPDIKRGNISSDEEDLIIRLHKLLGNRWSLIAGRLPGRTDNEIKNYWNTYLRKKVQQKHNIQNDVVGHDTKNSLGDVLDPSKSPHPMMIKPKSMRCTKVMMPGNDSVNAMNFIRTTWDHNASASMPQDEHNHCFTGVLQDFDISDLLMSYEDDCRFNGYACVEIPQHIFEDQTWRLDDSMVDEAWYENWKHDTYFSQEQDMDMDMGFSSF; from the exons ATGGGAAAAAAGGCCAATTGTGAGAATCAATATGCTATGAACAGAGGTCCTTGGTCTGCTGAAGAAGACAAAATTCTTATGAACTACGTTCAAGTCCACGGAGAAGGTAAATGGAGAGAGCTTTCCAAAAGAGCAG GATTGAAAAGATGTGGCAAGAGTTGTAGACTTCGATGGCTGAATTATCTAAAACCAGATATTAAGAGAGGAAACATTTCTTCTGATGAAGAAGATCTCATTATCAGATTACACAAACTCTTAGGGAATAG ATGGTCTCTAATTGCGGGACGATTACCAGGGAGAACAGACAATGAAATTAAGAACTACTGGAATACTTATTTGAGAAAGAAGGTACAGCAGAAGCACAATATTCAAAACGATGTTGTTGGCCACGACACCAAAAATTCCTTGGGTGATGTTCTTGATCCTTCAAAATCCCCTCACCCGATGATGATTAAACCGAAATCGATGAGGTGTACCAAGGTTATGATGCCGGGCAATGATTCGGTGAACGCGATGAATTTCATCAGAACGACCTGGGACCATAACGCTTCTGCATCCATGCCACAAGATGAACATAACCACTGTTTTACCGGTGTTCTTCAAGACTTTGACATCAGTGATTTGTTAATGTCGTACGAGGATGATTGTCGTTTCAATGGCTATGCTTGTGTTGAAATACCCCAACATATTTTTGAAGATCAGACATGGAGGCTTGATGATTCCATGGTTGACGAAGCCTGGTACGAGAATTGGAAGCACGACACCTACTTTTCGCAAGAACAAGATATGGACATGGATATGGGCTTTTCTTCGTTTTAA
- the LOC114191373 gene encoding protein indeterminate-domain 5, chloroplastic-like, which produces MAAASSSTPFLGIREESPQITAQHQPSTVAPITVPQKKRRNQPGTPNPDAEVIELSPKTLMATNRFICEVCNKGFQREQNLQLHRRGHNLPWKLKQKSTKEQKRKVYLCPEPTCVHHDPSRALGDLTGIKKHYSRKHGEKKWKCEKCSKKYAVQSDWKAHSKTCGTREYRCDCGTLFSRRDSFITHRAFCDALAQESARFPSSLNPFGTHLFGTNHTSLTLSQVGTQLSQVQNQNQTTTNNILRLGSVGAAVKFEHLIPPLNQSSFGHSPQSMPSSAFFMNDSTNQTLFEEHQSQQGPIFSNKQLHGLMQLTDLHGNTNNSDSSSVAAPDSNLFNLSFFPSSNSTTTIISDQFNNISGSDHGTTPPPPPLYVSNNPAVSDHVGSGFSSLFGDSLENVSSPHMSATVLLQKASQMGSTTTTSASSLLRGMCSSKAENGHHHHNNLQGLMNSIANGNTPLFRNMQGNENNLCGFHNVDESNNKLPQNLSVNFGGSDKLTLDFLGVGGMVRNMNGGFSQREQLQQQQRVMGTEFFGP; this is translated from the exons ATGGCGGCAGCTTCCTCATCCACTCCATTCTTGGGAATCAGAGAAGAAAGCCCTCAGATTACAGCACAGCATCAACCTTCCACTGTGGCTCCAATCACAGTGCCTCAAAAGAAACGGAGGAATCAACCTGGAACACCAA ATCCAGACGCAGAGGTGATAGAACTATCTCCCAAGACCCTAATGGCAACAAACAGGTTTATATGTGAGGTGTGCAATAAAGGATTCCAAAGGGAGCAAAACCTACAGCTTCACAGAAGAGGACACAACCTTCCTTGGAAGCTAAAGCAGAAGAGTACAAAAGAGCAAAAAAGAAAGGTTTATCTTTGTCCCGAGCCCACCTGTGTCCATCATGATCCTTCAAGGGCTTTGGGAGACCTCACTGGGATCAAGAAGCACTACTCTCGCAAGCATGGTGAGAAGAAGTGGAAGTGTGAAAAGTGCTCAAAGAAATATGCTGTTCAATCTGATTGGAAAGCACATTCTAAGACTTGTGGCACTAGAGAGTACAGATGTGACTGTGGCACTCTCTTCTCTAG GCGTGACAGTTTCATCACTCATAGGGCGTTCTGCGATGCTCTAGCACAAGAGAGTGCAAGATTCCCCAGTAGCTTAAACCCTTTCGGGACTCATTTGTTTGGCACAAATCACACTAGTTTAACCCTATCCCAAGTGGGTACTCAACTTTCCCAAGTTCAAAATCAGAACCAAACAACCACTAACAACATCTTGCGCCTTGGAAGTGTTGGTGCAGCTGTGAAGTTTGAGCACTTGATTCCACCTCTAAACCAGTCTTCATTTGGACACTCACCACAATCAATGCCTTCTTCAGCTTTCTTCATGAATGACAGCACCAATCAAACATTGTTTGAAGAACACCAATCGCAGCAAGGACCAATATTCTCAAACAAACAACTCCATGGCCTAATGCAGCTCACTGATCTTCATGGCAACACCAACAACTCCGATTCTTCATCAGTTGCTGCTCCTGATTCCAATCTCTTCAACCTCAGCTTCTTCCCTAGTAGCAACAGCACTACCACCATTATCTCTGATCAATTCAACAACATAAGTGGCAGTGACCACGgaacaacaccaccaccaccaccactctATGTTAGTAACAACCCTGCAGTAAGTGACCATGTTGGTTCAGGTTTTTCCTCGCTCTTCGGTGATTCATTGGAAAACGTATCGTCCCCTCATATGTCTGCCACTGTGTTGCTTCAAAAAGCGTCTCAAATGGGTTCAACCACAACCACCAGCGCTTCTTCTTTACTTAGAGGAATGTGTAGTTCCAAAGCTGAAAATGGTCACCACCACCACAATAATCTTCAAGGGTTGATGAACTCTATTGCCAATGGAAACACGCCCTTGTTTAGGAACATGCAAGGGAACGAAAACAACCTTTGTGGGTTCCACAACGTGGACGAGTCCAACAATAAGTTGCCCCAGAATCTTAGTGTAAACTTTGGAGGTTCTGATAAGTTGACCTTAGACTTTTTGGGTGTTGGAGGAATGGTGAGAAATATGAATGGTGGATTTTCACAGAGAGAACaactacaacaacaacaacgtgTCATGGGTACCGAGTTCTTTGGACCTTGA